Proteins encoded within one genomic window of Leptospira kanakyensis:
- a CDS encoding type II toxin-antitoxin system RelE/ParE family toxin yields the protein MNVYPIWVKPSAQNDFISAVNYYESKVHGLGNKLLEEINNSLKRIEVQPRIGVIIYKNFHQILTKKFPFRIIYTFQNDEIQIYAFFHQSRQFQKILNKLDI from the coding sequence ATGAATGTTTACCCTATTTGGGTTAAACCCTCTGCACAAAATGATTTCATTTCTGCTGTAAATTATTATGAATCAAAAGTCCATGGACTCGGAAATAAATTATTAGAAGAAATTAACAACTCACTCAAAAGAATCGAAGTTCAACCCCGAATAGGAGTTATTATTTATAAAAACTTCCATCAGATTTTAACGAAAAAATTTCCGTTTAGAATTATATATACATTTCAAAATGACGAAATCCAAATATATGCTTTCTTCCACCAAAGTAGACAATTTCAAAAAATACTGAACAAATTAGATATCTAA